ATAGAAAGGTTGTAAATTCAAGAATCTAATATTCTTTATTAAGTAACAACTTTTTAGGAGATGTGCTTATGGAAGTAATCGTGTATTCAGCAGATTCTTGCATTTACTGTAAAAAACAAAGAGATTTTCTTGAAAGACAAGGTATTGACTTTGTAGAGAAAGATATAAGAAAAAGCAAGGATAGTTTGAATGAGTTTAAAGAATTAGAAGGAAAAGGAACACCACTCACTATCATTAAAGAGGATGATGAGATTGTAACTAAAATTACAGGTTTCAATCACAAACAATTAGTTCAAGTTCTACAATTGTAAAGGGTGTTTAATTACATCATTACATATTGGTGGCATAACCAAGTGATAAGGCTATGCCACCAATACCTTGAACCTAGGTTCAAATCCGAGTGCCACCTTATGCTTAAATTAAACATATTATTGGTGTTTAAATAATTGTTAAGAAGTGGTTTTCAGTTTTGCTAATTGATTGGTATCACGGACCAAAAATAAGTGTTCCACCGATCATATATATAAACGGTAGTTAAACATAAAGATATTTGATATAATCCCGTAGAACCCCATTTCCTGTACTTGTTGAGGATGAGCCGAAAGCTGATTGCGCATTTGTCGCTATTGCGAGGAAAACCATTACTTTAGGCATTCACTGTTTCTCTATAGCAAACCCGTCAATAACAGGGGATGAAATTTGTGGCAACTGCTGGTAAAAAACAGGGCGGATTTGATACCATATTTTTAGATGCAATCAGAATAGTAAAATGCTAACATTTTGCTAACGCAATCTCATGAAGAACGGTAAATCAACGTTAAAGATGTTCCAGTTAACAATATCCAAAATGTTGATTTACCGTACTTTCTGCACCTCGTGTTAACGATATTACACACTCTCCCTTACGGGCGGCATGATGTAATATTCCACTCTAAAACGTTGATATAATAAGGTTTATAGCCTTTTAAATCTCCTTTTATAGTGAAAACATCACATTTATGTCACTCTTATTTTAAAATTAAGTCTAATAAGACGTTTTCGTACAAAGTTCTCACTTTGGCGGAAGCGTCTTTTTTTATTTTATTTGTAACGTGTTTCGTTGTTTTAATGTCCTCATGACCAACCTTCTCCATGATCGTCGCAATATCAATCCCTGCTTCTGTCATCAGACTAACGTGCGAGTGTCTAAATATGTGTGGAGTTAATGAACCAGAAACAGAGTGAAAAATAGAAAGTCATACGATATGAAACGTCGCTTGGTGCGAGAACATCAGACAGTTCATGCACTGCCCTATAATCGGGCGACTTACCTTATATTAGAAAAATAACCCCACCCAAAAGCCTGTCTGGCAAGGGTGGTTTTTTTGATAAAAAAAGAGAATGTCTATAGTACAATACAGTACAGGCACACGGTTCTGCTGTTTCACTCTTACCTGGTGCAGGCCAACAGCATTTTTCTCTAGTAATACTGAACCGGCTAATTTTCGTGATAAGTTTCCTCCCTTCTACATAAAGTTTACGAAACTTCTACATTTTTCCTACATTCATTTAACAAATATCCATTAAAGTAAAATTATGGGTTGAAAATTCGCGATAGAAAAGGGGGAAATAAAAAAGGTATGAAATTCATCAAAAAAATAACGATAATACTACTACTTACAATGCTAACTATGGCTTCTTTTGAGCTTCCTGTTCTAGCAGCTAGTCAATATTCTGATCAGGAGCACTCAAAACCTTCAAAACCAGAAGGGACTACTGGAGAAATAAATACAAATCCTCCTGAAGTTGGACAACCTTTACCTGTAGTCGATAATGGTGGAAATGCTAATGATTCTACATTAAAGAACATAGCTGCGACTAATCCTTTTATTAATATTTTAGACGGTTTTGATCTAGTATGGTCAATTAATCAACCAACTTGGAGAGATGGAACAGCGTTAACTGAACCAAGTGCATTTGATAAGGTTGCAAACTATGGTGACGGACCTTCTGTTTATTTTGATGGATATAAAAATGATGCTACAAAAGTAGTAGCAGATAAAAAAACATATGCTAATGAAGAAATCAAAGATGCAGAGACTTGGGAAGCTAATATTAAATATGTTGAAGATGTTACTCAAAACAGAACGGATGAAGAGGCGTTAGCAGCCTATTATGATGATCAACGAGATAAGATATATAGTATGATGGATGCTTATGGTCCTTTAGCTAATGACTATGTGGATATAGTTAATCCAATAACAAGTGTTTTAAGAACTACTGAAGAAATGAATCAAGTATTAGAAGAAATGACTGTTGAAGATCAAAGCCAAGGAATGGGAGATTGGGAGGAGTCTGAACTTTCAGATGCGATGGATTTAGTTGCTTTAATAAGATTTAGAAATCCTTCTTCGTCAAACCCATCGAAGTACTTTTTCTCTTCTCCAAGACCATACAGAATGAATTCAAATGGAGAAGTGATAGAAGTTGTTGATGCGAACGGCTTACCTGTTTGGGAAACAATTGGTAGTGGTGATAGTGTAGTAGCTGAATTACCTTCAGGTGGTAATATAGAAACAGGTGAAAAACATTTCCAACAGTATGAAACAAATGTTGAAGTAATCCCTGCATTAGAATATGTAAGAAGAAAAGCGGAAGACGGGAGAGGTAAAGATGGTGCTTTTCCAAGTGGGCATACAAGTGCAGCTTATTTGTCGACATTTGGTTTTGCATACGCAACACCGGAAAGATATGCTGAATTTTTAACAAGAGCAGCTCAAATGGGAGAAAATAGAATAGTGACGGGCATGCACTCGCCACTTGATGTTATAGGAGCAAGAATACAATCAACTGCAATGACTGCCTACGCATTCAACCTTACAGAAAACCAAGAAGTATTGGATAAGGCTTATGTAAATGCTGGAGAGGTATTCGGTGAATTAGCTGAATCAGAAGAAATGAGTTTGTACGAATATGCACATACTGTAACAGAGGGATATACGTTTGAAAGTGCGTACGATGAACAAGAGTGGGAAGATCATGATGCAAATAAAACTTTCTATCGTGAAAAACTCACTTATGGATTACCTCAAAATGGAACGATAGGTTTAGACCCTGTAGTACCTAAAGGGGCAGAGGTTTTATTAGAAACGCGTCAACCTTATTTGACAGACGAACAACGTAGAGAAGTATTGTATACCACAGAAATTGAATCAGGCTATCCTGTTATAGACGAGTCAAATGGTTGGGGTAGAATTGATTTGGTAACTGCAGCTGATGGCTATGGTGCGTTTTTAAATAATGTAACTGTTGATATGGATGCTTCAAAAGGAAGATTCAATGCCCAGGATTGGTGGAGAAATGATATTACTGGTAGCGGTATGCTTACCAAACAAGGGACGGGAATCCTTACATTGACAGGAGATAATAGTTATACAGGAGGCACGTTGCTACAAGGTGGATCGTTAGAAGCTACTTCTACGACTGCTTTTGGTGAAGGCGATCTTTATTTAGAAAATGGTACAGTTTTAGTTAATGTAGATGAACCTCTGAATTTAAACGGTAACGTAACAATGGAAGCTGGAAGCCTAGATATTGCAATCGATAATGACGAAACTCAACTAAATGTAGATGGACTGTTGTACCTTGATGGTGGGGATCTGAATTTAGATCTATCTAATTATGAAATGGACAAGGCTGCGGATATTACTTTAATGACTGCTGGTGATGTGTCTGGTCAATTCGATAATATAACTGCAGATGATTACGAGGTAACTGTCACTTATAACAATAATAGTGTCGTTGCACATGTCAAAGCAATCGATAATTCTGATCCAGTTTCACCAGATCCTGAAGATTCAGAAGACCCTGTCGATCCAGAAGCTCCTGATGACTCAGAAGCTCCAAATAAACAAACCAGTGTTACCTTGACGCCTGACGTTACCAATGGAGAGGCAACGATCGGAACAGATTCGCTCGATCAGCTAGCTGATCATGGTGAATTAAGGATAGAATTACTTGATCATAATGATTCTGTTAATCTAGCATTTACTTCTGACCAAATAAAATGGCTGAAGGAGAATAGTATAACGATCATCATTCAGTTGAAAAATGTCAGCTTGCAACTAGCTGCCTCCAATTTCACTAATGGATCTGAGTCTGCATCAATTCTGTTAGATCGTTTAGCTGATATAGATGAAGCATTGAGTGTGGTCTATGATTTTGAAATCAAACAAGGCGAAAAAGAATTAAATACCTTCGACGAAAAAGTGACACTGACTTATTCTGTTGATAGAAACAAAGTAAATGATGAAAATCAGGTGCAACTTTTCTATTGGAATCCAGAACTCGAAGAATGGGAAGCAATCGGTGGAGAGTGGCAAGATGGAAACGTGACAGCACAAACCGATCACTTCAGCACCTATACCGTTTTTGAACAGGAAGAAATAGAACAACAGCCTGTAACGGACGACGAACAAAAACTACCGGAAACAGCCACTACGATCTATCAGTACTTATTAGTAGGATTTTTACTCTTCTTAAGTGGCATGTTCTTCCTCTTCATGAGAAAAAGAACAGCGTAATCGTTTAGGTAGATAAATATATGAAAATATCAAACTGATTAGAAAACCAAATCTTAAATGATTTGGTTTTCTAATTAACTTGTTGAGATTTTGAAAGTTATAAACGAGAGTGGTCAAGGGCAGCTATTTCTCACATCACATAATTTGAGAATTTTAGAAGTACTCCCAATAAGTAACTTATGGTTTACAACTCTAAATGAAGAAGAGCGATACATTCAATTAAAAGGCGTAAAGAAATTAAATAATGCTCGTGATATTTATCTAAGGGCTGACCAACTTGGAGACCAAGAAGAGACGTTGTACGCAGAAACTGATTCTTTTGATATAAAGAAGTCATTTAGAAAAGCAGGGATTTCAAATGGAAAATACTATAAAAAAAGTAGTTTTAGTAATTGTTGAAGGGGAAAGTGAAGAGATCTTGATGAATGAATGTTTAAAAGAGTTATTTAATAATCATCAGATCCATTTTGAAGTACAAAGGGTAGAATATCCCTTTTGATTTTAATAAGAGGAGAAGTCCCATTAAGAATATCATAGGGGATAAATTCAAAAAATATGAATATTAGAAAGTATAAAAAGGAAGATACTTTACATAGGAATACATAAAATATTGTAATAAAGTTTAATTAGGATTTAGAATGAGAATTACATTGTCAAATGTTATAAACCTAACCCCTTTTTTGAATCATATTGAATGAAGTGGCATATTGAATGCTTCTTGAAAACTCTCTCAATAAATCATATAGTTTAGTGGAGGGCTCTTTTTCATGGAGACACCTTAGCTAAGTTCCTATAGCATTATACTGTTAAATAACTTCATTCTTGGCTAAACTAGAGTTAACATTATAAATGATGGGAGTAGCTTATGGATATTCAAGAACAGCTCAGGTCTGCTTTAAAAGAGATTGATAGACTAAAAAAGGAAAATATGCGATTAAAAAAGGATCTCTATAAAGCACAAGGTCGCAATACCTCTTATAGTCGAACATTTAATATAAAGAAAACAGTGACTGATTTCAATCCGAAAGAAAAGGCTGCAATCTCGCTATTTATGAACCTTTTTCGAGGGAGGTCTGATGTATTTGCAAAAAGGTGGGAATCGAGTACTACGGGTAAATCTGGTTATTCACCTGCATGTGAAAACGAGTGGCATAAAGATCTTTGTCAAAAACCTAAAATCAAATGCCAGGATTGTTCTAATCGATTATTTCACACTCTAACTTCCCAAGTTATTTATGAACATTTAAGTGGCGTAAAAACTATAGGAATATATCCATTACTTGAAGATAATACGTGTCATTTTCTGGCTTTGGACTTTGATAAAAAACAATGGCAAGATGATGTACATGCATTTGTCGAGATATGCAGGGATTTAGAGTTGCCATATTATATTGAACGTTCCCGTTCAGGGCAGGGTGCTCACGTTTGGTTCTTTTTTGTAGATGCAATAAGTGCTTCGCTAGCTAGAAAATTTGGAATGATTCTATTGTCGAAAACGAGTGAAAAAGGTTTTGAAGTTGGAATGGATTCGTTTGATAGAATGTTCCCGAACCAAGATATATTACCCAAAGGTGGTTTTGGTAACCTAATAGCTCTCCCATTACAGAAGCAGGCAAAAATAAAAGGAAATAGCGTGTTTGTAAATGATTCATTTGAGGAAATAGTGGATCAATGGCAGTATCTATCGTCGATAAAAAGGATATCCGAAAAAGATATTTTACAAATAGTATCTAACTTTTCAGAGGAATCCAGTCCCATGATGGTAAAAGAGGAAGTTGAAAATATTGAACTGCCAAAAGAAATTACGATCGAATTAAATCATGGAATTCAAATACCTAAGAATTTATTACCTAGTAAGATACTACATGAATTACAAAAACTTGGGGAATTTAGTAATCCAGCGT
The nucleotide sequence above comes from Paraliobacillus zengyii. Encoded proteins:
- a CDS encoding glutaredoxin family protein, with the translated sequence MEVIVYSADSCIYCKKQRDFLERQGIDFVEKDIRKSKDSLNEFKELEGKGTPLTIIKEDDEIVTKITGFNHKQLVQVLQL
- a CDS encoding tyrosine-type recombinase/integrase — its product is MFHSVSGSLTPHIFRHSHVSLMTEAGIDIATIMEKVGHEDIKTTKHVTNKIKKDASAKVRTLYENVLLDLILK
- a CDS encoding phosphatase PAP2 family protein; translated protein: MKFIKKITIILLLTMLTMASFELPVLAASQYSDQEHSKPSKPEGTTGEINTNPPEVGQPLPVVDNGGNANDSTLKNIAATNPFINILDGFDLVWSINQPTWRDGTALTEPSAFDKVANYGDGPSVYFDGYKNDATKVVADKKTYANEEIKDAETWEANIKYVEDVTQNRTDEEALAAYYDDQRDKIYSMMDAYGPLANDYVDIVNPITSVLRTTEEMNQVLEEMTVEDQSQGMGDWEESELSDAMDLVALIRFRNPSSSNPSKYFFSSPRPYRMNSNGEVIEVVDANGLPVWETIGSGDSVVAELPSGGNIETGEKHFQQYETNVEVIPALEYVRRKAEDGRGKDGAFPSGHTSAAYLSTFGFAYATPERYAEFLTRAAQMGENRIVTGMHSPLDVIGARIQSTAMTAYAFNLTENQEVLDKAYVNAGEVFGELAESEEMSLYEYAHTVTEGYTFESAYDEQEWEDHDANKTFYREKLTYGLPQNGTIGLDPVVPKGAEVLLETRQPYLTDEQRREVLYTTEIESGYPVIDESNGWGRIDLVTAADGYGAFLNNVTVDMDASKGRFNAQDWWRNDITGSGMLTKQGTGILTLTGDNSYTGGTLLQGGSLEATSTTAFGEGDLYLENGTVLVNVDEPLNLNGNVTMEAGSLDIAIDNDETQLNVDGLLYLDGGDLNLDLSNYEMDKAADITLMTAGDVSGQFDNITADDYEVTVTYNNNSVVAHVKAIDNSDPVSPDPEDSEDPVDPEAPDDSEAPNKQTSVTLTPDVTNGEATIGTDSLDQLADHGELRIELLDHNDSVNLAFTSDQIKWLKENSITIIIQLKNVSLQLAASNFTNGSESASILLDRLADIDEALSVVYDFEIKQGEKELNTFDEKVTLTYSVDRNKVNDENQVQLFYWNPELEEWEAIGGEWQDGNVTAQTDHFSTYTVFEQEEIEQQPVTDDEQKLPETATTIYQYLLVGFLLFLSGMFFLFMRKRTA
- a CDS encoding TOTE conflict system archaeo-eukaryotic primase domain-containing protein, yielding MDIQEQLRSALKEIDRLKKENMRLKKDLYKAQGRNTSYSRTFNIKKTVTDFNPKEKAAISLFMNLFRGRSDVFAKRWESSTTGKSGYSPACENEWHKDLCQKPKIKCQDCSNRLFHTLTSQVIYEHLSGVKTIGIYPLLEDNTCHFLALDFDKKQWQDDVHAFVEICRDLELPYYIERSRSGQGAHVWFFFVDAISASLARKFGMILLSKTSEKGFEVGMDSFDRMFPNQDILPKGGFGNLIALPLQKQAKIKGNSVFVNDSFEEIVDQWQYLSSIKRISEKDILQIVSNFSEESSPMMVKEEVENIELPKEITIELNHGIQIPKNLLPSKILHELQKLGEFSNPAFFKAQAMRYSTYQIPRIIDCTKINDNMLLLPRGLLEKVKEIFFKYNILLKIHNDQFEGKLIVPKFHGQLTIQQEDAVTSLANYDNGVVAADTGFGKTVVAAALISRNKTNTLIIVHRTQLVEQWKERLSTFLNIPVKEIGQIGGGKNNPTYNIDISTIQSLNHKDIVKPELYHYGQIIIDECHHISAVSFERVLKAVRAKRVYGLTATPIRKDGLHPIIFMQCGPIRYRTNSKQQAKMRSFKQTLVKRQTSYLFFVSH